A region of Lycium barbarum isolate Lr01 chromosome 3, ASM1917538v2, whole genome shotgun sequence DNA encodes the following proteins:
- the LOC132631290 gene encoding uncharacterized protein LOC132631290, with translation MEFERLRHGNLTVQEYYLKFISLSRYTPHMVADMRATVRRFVLGLKPELYRDAKIVAQNDKMTISMILAFVQASAPVLKFRNDKKKNFRPPSSYSQASMGQSTYTIPVCSKCSKRNLGECRMGTDACYGCGQKGHIQRDYPSARQGIGGYVVQSTNSAIPRNN, from the exons ATGGAATTTGAGAGGTTGAGGCATGGTAACTTGACCGTTCAAGAGTACTATCTCAAATTTATTTCGTTGTCCAGATATACTCCTCATATGGTTGCCGACATGAGGGCAACCGTTAGAAGATTTGTACTGGGGTTGAAACCCGAATTATACAGAGATGCCAAGATTGTAGCTCAGAATGATAAGATGACTATCTCTATGATcttggcatttgtgcaag caagtgccccgGTCCTTAAGTTCCGAAATGACAAGAAGAAGAACTTCAGACCACCGAGCTCTTATTCTCAAGCTAGTATGGGCCAGTCAACCTATACTATTCCAgtttgcagcaagtgtagcaagAGAAACTTAGGTGAGTGTCGTATGGGTACAGATGCATGCTATGGTTGCGGCCAAAAGGGCCACATTCAGAGAGATTATCCATCAGCTAGACAGGGTATTGGAGGTTACGTGGTGCAGTCCACGAATTCAGCAATCCCTCGTAATAATTAG